The sequence TTCTTACGAGGTAAAAATGTCTCCACTCACCTTCTCAGTTTTTGTTGagtaattttcagttgtttaGGATTAGTTAGTCTGCTTTAGAATTTTTATAACTTCTACATATTATTATACCATTATTGCTTTCTGGGGTTACTAAAGACAAATATCTGCCCACCTTTTATATTTGAGGTGAAGGCTTATTGAGTTGAGTTACGATGATTGATCATCTTGCATTTCATTGCGTTATTCCTTCATCTTTTCTTTAGCTAATTCAattagttttaatttctttcttctttttcccatTCATTAGTTTTATGTCATCTTTGTTTCCATATGTTATTGCAGCAGCATCTTTCATCTCTGCTTGCTTGCACTGATGCGGATGTGGTTGAGGCTTGCCTGCAGACTTTAGCTgcttttttaaagaaaacagtTGGAAAGTATTCCATTAGAGATGCTGCACTAAATTCAAAGTTATTCGCTCTTGCACAAGGTTGGGGGGGAAAAGAAGAGGGTCTTGGATTAATTGCTTGTGCAATACAGAATGGTTGTGGCCATATTGCTTATGAGTTAGGTTGTACCCTTCATTTTGAGTTCTATGCATCGAATGATTCAACAGATGACATCCCTGCCACCCAAGGTTTACAAATCATTCATTTACCTAACATCAACACTCATCGAGAGGCAGATCTTGAGCTTTTGAGTAAATTAATTGCCGAGTACAATGTACCCTCTAGTTTaagattttctttattgacaAGATTGCGGTTTGCAAGGGCTTTTGGTTCTTTAGCTACCCGCCAGCAATATGCATGCATTCGCTTGTATGCCTTCATAGTTCTTGTTCAAGCAAATAGTGATGCTGACGACcttgtttctttcttcaacaCTGAACCTGAGTTTGTCAATGAATTAGTGTCGTTATTGAGCTTTGAAGATGTGGTTCTTGAGAAAATTCGAATTCTATGTCTTCTTTCATTGGTTGCTCTATGTCAAGATCGGTCCCGACAGCCTACTGTTTTGACTGCTGTCACGTCGGGTGGGCAACGTGGAATCCTATCCAGTCTCATGCAGAAGGCCATTGATTCTGTCATCAGTGATACATCAAAGTGGTCTGTTGTTTTTGCTGAGGCTCTATTATCTCTTGTCACAGTTTTggtttcatcatcatcaggtTGTTCAGCCATGCGTGAAGCTGGTTTTATTCCCACCCTTCTGCCTTTGCTTAAAGATACAAACCCACAGCACCTTCATCTGGTCAGCACATCTGTGCATATTTTAGAAGCTTTTATGGATTACAGTAATCCAGCTGCTGCATTGTTTCGAGATTTGGGTGGTTTAGACGATACCATCTCTCGCCTTCATGTGGAAGTGTCTCATGTAGAAAATGGCTCAAAGCAACAAGATGAAGATTCTGAGATCATTGGGAGGAGTGCTCAAGTAGTTGCAGGGACTTCCACAGAGCTAGACAACATGCAGCCTTTGTATTCAGAACCACTAGTTTCCTATCACCGACGTTTGCTGATGAAAGCTTTACTGCGTGCTATATCCCTTGGAACTTATGCCCCAGGGAATACTGCCCGTGTTTACGGCTCAGAGGAGAGTCTATTGCCACAATGCTTATGCATAATATTTAAAAGGGCAAAAGATTTTGGTGGTGGGGTGTTTTCACTTGCATCCACAGTCATGAGTGATTTAATTCACAAAGATCCTACCTGTTTTCCGGTCTTAGATGCAGCAGGCCTTCCTTCTGCTTTCTTGGATGCTATAATGGACGGTGTTCTTTGCTCTGCTGAAGCCATTACATGCATACCACAGTGTCTAGATGCCCTTTGCATAAATACTAATAATGGGCTTGAGGCTGTGAAAGAGCGAAATGCTATGAGGTGCTTTGTGAAGATATTTACTTCAAGAACCTATCTGCGTGCCCTTACCAGTGATACACCCGGCTCCTTATCTAGTGGATTGGATGAATTAATGCGCCATGCTTCCTCATTGCGTGGGCCTGGAGTGGATATGCTGATTGAGATCTTAAATGCAATTTCAAAAATTGGACATGGGGTTGATGCTTCGTACATGTCAACTGATCCTCTGTGCTCTTCTACTCCTGTTCCAATGGAAACTGATGGAGAAGAGAGGAACTTGGTCCTGTCTGATGGAGGGGAATCATCCAAAATGGATAGTTCAGAGCAGACTGCCGAACCATCCTCTGATTCTTTAACGGGGAATGTTGAATTATTCCTTCCTGATTGTGTCAGCAATGCTGCACGTCTTCTTGAAACAATACTTCAGAATGGTGACACATGCCGTATATTTGTGGAGAAGAAAGGAGTTGAAGCTGTCCTGCAGTTATTTACCTTGCCTTTAATGCCTCTTTCTGTTTCAGTTGGCCAGAGTATTTCCGTTGCATTTAAGAACTTCTCACCACAACATTCTGCTTCGTTGGCTCGGGCAGTGTGTTCATTCTTGAGAGAGCATCTGAAATCAACAAATGAACTCTTAGTTTCAGTTGGAGGGACTCAACTTGCTGTGGTGGATTCTGCAAAGCAAACTAAAGTTTTGAAACATCTTTCCAGTCTTGAAGGTATTCTGTCTCTGTCTAATGTTCTGTTGAAAGGGACGACTACTGTGGTGTCTGAACTGGGTGCAGCAGATGCTGATGTATTGAAAGATCTTGGGAGTACATACAGAGAAATCATTTGGCAGATATCTCTGTGTAACGATGTCAAGTCAGATGAGAAGATCAGTGCTGAACAAGAACCAGAGAGTGCTGAGGCAGCACCGTCTAATGCGTCTGGAAGAGAGAGTGATGATGATGCTAATATTCCAATGGTGAGATATATGAATCCAGTTTCTATTAGGAATCAGCCCTTGTGGGCCGGAGAACGTGAGTTTCTTTCAGTTGTTCGTTCTGGTGAAGGTTTGCACCGTCGTAGTCGACATGGGTTTACACGCATAAGGGGTGGAAGGACAGGCCGTCATTTGGAGGCTTTAAATGTTGATTCTGAATCTTCATCAACAGTATCGGAGACATCTACTTCCCAggatttaaaaaagaaaagtcctGATGTTCTTGTGATGGAAATTCTCAACAAGCTGGCTTCCACACTACGCTCCTTCTTCACGGCTCTTGTCAAGGGGTTCACATCACCAAATCGGCGTAGAGTTGACTCAGGGTCATTGACTTTGGCTTCAAAGACTCTTGGAACTGCCCTAGCTAAAGTGTTTCTTGAGTCTCTTAGTTTCTCTGGGCATTCTACATCAGCTGGTCTTGATACTTCACTTTCAGTCAAGTGTCGATATCTGGGAAAAGTTGTGGATGATATGGTGTCACTTACATTTGACAGCAGGCGGCGAACTTGTTATACCACAACAGTGAATAATTTCTATGTCCATGGTACCTTTAAGGAGCTGCTTACGACATTTGAAGCTACTAGTCAGTTGTTATGGACCCTACCATACTGTGTGCCAACATCAGGTATTGATCATGAAAAGACAGCTGAAGGAAGTAAACTGTCCCACAGTCCATGGCTGCTTGATACTTTACAGAGCTATTGCCGTGTGCTCGAGTATTTTGTTAATTCTTCTTTACTCTTGTCGACAACCTCTGCATCCCAGGCGCAGTTGCTTGTTCAGCCAGTTGCAGTTGGTCTGTCAATTGGGCTTTTTCCTGTGCCAAGGGACCCCGAAGTTTTTGTTCGTATGCTTCAATCTCAAGTTCTTGATGTGATACTTCCTGTCTGGAACCACCCCATGTTTCCAAATTGTAGTCCAGGTTTCATTGCTTCTATTGTCTCACTTGTTATGCATGTATATTCTGGTGTTGGGGACGTGAAGCAGAATCGCAGTGGCATTTCCGGAAGTACAAACCAACGATTCATGCCACCACCACTTGATGAAAGTACTATTACTACCATTGTTGAGATGGGTTTTTCAAGGGCCAGAGCAGAGGATGCGCTTAGGCGGGTGGAAACAAATAGCGTTGAAATGGCCATGGAATGGCTCTTTAGTCATCCCGAGGATCCTGTGCAGGAGGATGATGAACTGGCTCGGGCACTTGCTCTTTCACTAGGAAATTCATCAGACGCATCAAAAGCTGATAGTGTTGACAAGTCTGTGGATGTGCTGGCAGAAGAGGGTTGTGTGAAAGCTCCCCCTGTTGACGATATCCTTGCGGCGTCGGTTAAGTTGTTTCAGAGTAGTGATACCATGGCATTCCCATTGACAGATTTGCTTGTGACACTTGGCAATCGGAACAAAGGTGAAGACCGACCAAGAGTtgtatcttatctaattcagCAGCTAAAGAACTGTCCATTAGATTTTTCTAAGGATACCAGTGCATTGAGTATGGTATCACATGTTATAGCATTGCTTCTTTCTGAGGATGGAAGCACAAGGGAAACTGCTGCACAACATGGTATTGTGTCTGCTGCAATAGATATCTTGATGAACTTTAAGGCCAAAGATGAGTCGGGCAATGAGCTTATTGTCCCAAAATGTATCAGTGCTCTACTGCTTATCTTGGATAATATGTTGCAATCAAGGCCCAAAATTTCTGAAAACGTTGAAGATACTCAGACAGGGTCTCTGCCTGAATCTGGAGAGCATGCGTCCTTGTCAATCCCTGCATCAGATACAGAGAAAAAACAGGCTACAGATAGCCATGAAAAAGATTCTGCCACGGCATTTGAGAAAATATTGGGGAAATCTACTGGTTATTTGACTATGGAAGAATGTCATAACGTGCTAGCAGTTGCGTGTGACTTGATAAAGCAGCATGTCCCATCTATGATCATGCAGGCTGTTTTACAGTTATGTGCTCGCTTGACGAAAACTCATTCTCTAGCTTTACGGTTCCTTGAAAATGGAGGCTTGGCAGCTCTTTTTGGCCTTCCAAGAAGTTGTTTTTTCCCTGGATATGACACTGTTGCATCTGCTATAGTTCGTCATCTCCTTGAAGATCCGCAAACACTTCAAACAGCAATGGAATTGGAGATTCGCCAAGCCCTGAGTGGCAACAGGCATGGTGGGCGTACTTCTTCAAGGACATTTTTGACATCAATGGCACCTGTGATCTCAAGAGATCCTCTGGTTTTTATGAAAGCTGCTGCTGCAGTTTGTCAGTTGGAGACATCAGGAGGTAGGACCTTTGTTGTGTTactgaaggaaaaagagaaggaaaaggaaaaatctaAAGTATCAGCTGTTGAGGCTGGATTATCTTCCAACGAATGTGTACGGATTCCTGAAAATAAGCTACATGATGGATCAGGTAAATGCtcaaaaaatcacaaaaaaatcCCTGCCAATCTCACTCAAGTGATAGATCAGCTTCTTGAAATAGTCTTGAAATACCATTTTCCAAAGAGCCAGGAGGACTGTGTGAGTAACCTATCTGCTATGGAGGTTGATGAGCCTGCTATGAAGGTAAAGGGTAAATCAAAGGTTGATGAGACAAGGAAATTGGAGTCTGATTCTGAAAGATCTGCAGGGTTGGCCAAGGTGACCTTTGTTCTCAAGTTACTGAGTGATATTCTTCTGATGTATGTACATGCCGTTGGGGTTATACTTAAACGGGATTTGGAAATGACTCATTTGCGGGGATCTAATCAACTGGATGGTCCTGGACTTGGTGGTATACTTCACCATGTAATTCATTGGTTGCTTCCGCTCACCATAGATAAATCTGCTGGACCTGATGAATGGAGAGACAAGTTGTCTGAAAAAGCTTCTTGGTTTCTGGTAGTTCTGTGTGGTCGTTCCAGTGAAGGGCGCAGACGAGTAATTAATGAACTTGTTAAAGCTTTATCCTCATTTTCTAACTTGGATTCTAGTTCCACTACGAGCATCTTATTGCCggataaaagggtttatgctTTTGTTGATTTGGTGTATtctattttgtcaaaaaaCTCATCATCCAGCAACTTACCTGGTTCCGGGTTTTCACCAGACATAGCGAAAAGCATGATAGATGGGGGAATGATTCAGTGTCTGACTGGTATCCTTCATGTGATTGATTTGGACCATCCTGATGCTTCCAAAACTGTGAATTTGATACTCAAGGCTTTAGAAAGCCTAACAAGGGCTGCTAATGCTAGTGAGCAATATTTTAAATCTGATGAGACGAACAAGAAAAAATCCACAGGGTTAAATGGAAGATCTGATGATCAGGTAACTGCCGCATCAGGGGATAATACTGTGGGGCATAATCAGAATATAAGCAGTGAGCAGGATGCAACAGATGCTGTACAGACCGAACAAGTGGGTCAAGGAGCTTCTCAAAGTGAAGGTAATCCTGATGCAAATCCAAACCAGTTGGTGGAACAGGACATGAGAATAGATGTTGAAGGACCACTAGCTTCTAATCCACCTATGGAGCTTGGGATGGATTTTATGCGTGAAGAGATGGATGGTAATGTATTACACAACACTGATCAAATTGATATGACTTTCCGTGTTGAGAATAGGGCAGATGATGATATGggtgatgaagatgatgacatGGGTGATGATGGTGaggatgatgaggatgatgatgagggagaggatgaggatgaggataTAGCAGAAGATGGTGGTGGTATGATGTCTCTTGCTGATACTGATGTGGAAGACCATGATGATACTGGCTTGGGAGATGATTACAATGATGAGATGATAGATGAAGACGATGACGATTTTCATGAGAATCGTGTCATAGAGGTGAGATGGAGGGAAGCCCTTGATGGGCTTGATCATTTGCAGGTACTTGGACAGCCTGGAGCTACAAGTGGTCTCATTGATGTTGCTGCTGAACCTTTTGAAGGGGTTAACGTGGATGACCTGTTTGGTCTACGAAGGCCATTAGGTTTTGATCGCCGCCGTCAGACGAGTAGGTCTTCCTTTGAGCGAACTGTTACAGAAGCAAATGGCTTTCAACATCCTCTGCTTTTAAGACCTTCTCAGTCTGGGGATTTGGTCTCAATGTGGTCAGCAGGTGGAAATTCATCCCGGGATTTAGAAGCCCTGTCATCAGGGAGCTTTGATGTAGCTCATTTCTACATGTTTGATGCTCCTGTTCTTCCATATGATCACGTACCAAGCAATCTTTTTGGTGACCGTTTGGGTGGTGCAGCACCCCCACCTTTGACTGATTATTCTGTAGGTATGGACTCATTGCAGTTATCAGGACGAAGAGGACCAGGTGATGGTCGATGGACTGATGATGGCCAGCCTCAAGCAGGTCCTCAAGCAGCTGCTATTGCACAGGCAGTGGAGGAACAGTTTATATCTGAATTACGAAGTATTGCTCCTGCTGATATCCCTGCTGAACGACAGTCCCAGAACTCCAGAGTGCAGGAGAAACAGCCAGATCACCCTCCTTTAAATGATAGTCAAGTAGCAGCAGAGAATGATGACAGCAGCCATCAACGAAATGAAGATCAAAATCAAGACAGGGGTGGTGAAACAATACATCAAATCATCTCAAGTTCTGAGAGTGTTCCCTGCCAAGAACAAGTCAATCCAGAATCTGTTGGTTCCGAGGTACCTGAACCAATGTCAATTCAGCCACCTTCACTGAACAGTACACCAAATGATAGCATGGACACTGGTGATGGGAATGGTACTGCTGGTGAGCAACTCGGGTCAGTTCCAGAGTTAGACAGTGCTGATTTACAATGTGAAGGGGGTTCTGAAGTTCCTTCTAATGTACATGATGTTACAGTGGAGGCCGTGGGTTGTGATGGATCCTCAAGAACAGAGGGCCAGGTTGGTAATGTGTCGGCAAGTTTCGGCTTCGAAGCACCTAATCCAGGTGATTCTCATACTTCTTCGGTGCCAACAAATGTTGATGTTGATATGAATTGCATTGATGAAGTAAATCAAACGGGCCATCCCATGCCTGCTTTTGAAAATGGTACAGATGGGCCGTTAAGTCAAAACACATTGGTTGCTCCAGAAGCTAATCAGGCTGAACCAGTTAGTTTGAATAATGAGGCTCCTGGTGCTAATGCAATTGATCCGACCTTCCTGGAGGCTCTGCCTGAAGATTTGAGGGCTGAAGTTCTTGCTTCACAGCAAGCTCAGCCTGTTCAACCTCCATCTTATGCACCGCCTTCTGTGGATGACATTGATCCTGAGTTTTTAGCTGCCCTTCCTCCAGATATCCAAGCAGAAGTTTTGGCTCAACAAAGAGCACAAAGGGTTGCACAGCAGGCTGAGGGACAACCAGTTGACATGGACAATGCTTCAATAATTGCTACTTTTCCTGCTGATTTACGCGAAGAGGTTTCCATCTGGAACTGCATCTTTTCATGACCTTGATTGTAGTGATTGTTTGTCTTAATATGTAGTAATCCTGTATTTTCTGTTTATCCAGGTACTTTTAACTTCTTCAGAAGCTGTTCTGTCTGCATTGCCTTCTCCATTACTTGCAGAAGCCCAAATGCTAAGAGATCGAGCAATGAGTCATTATCAGGCTCGCAGTCTTTTTGGAAGCAGCCACAGGCTAAATAATCGGAGAAATGGATTGGGTTTTGACCGGCAGACAGTAATCGACAGGGGTGTTGGAGTCACAATTGGTCGGAGGGCAGTTTCTGCTCTTGCGGACAGCTTGAAGGTTAAGGAAATTGAAGGAGAGCCGCTTCTGGATGCTAATGCTTTGAAAGCCTTAATTAGGCTTCTACGACTAGCCCAGGTAAAACCATATTCTAATTATGGGAATTGGAATATCACACGTGCTAGCTAGATTTTTTTTGGACGTACTTAGCTGCCAAACTGGTAACGTGCAGACATGCCTTCacgcataaaatcatttattgaATTATATTCTGCTAACATGGTggatttgttttggtttgcGTGTTTAGCCCCTTGGTAAAGGACTCTTGCAGAGGCTTTTGCTAAACTTGTGCACCCATAGTGTTACAAGAGCAATCTTAGTTCGTCTTTTGCTCGATATGATCAGACCTGAGGCTGAAGGCTCAGTCAGTGGACTAGCAACTATTAATTCCCAAAGGCTTTACGGTTGCAATTCAAATGTTGTTTATGGTCGATCACAGTTGTTGGATGGTAATCATCTGATGTGGCAATAAA comes from Prunus dulcis chromosome 6, ALMONDv2, whole genome shotgun sequence and encodes:
- the LOC117632876 gene encoding E3 ubiquitin-protein ligase UPL1 isoform X2 — its product is MKLKRRRAVEVPPKIRSFINSVTAVPLENIEGPLKGFVWEFDKGDFHHWVDLFNHFDSFFEKHIKSRKDLQVEDNFLDSDPPFPREAVLQVLRVIRIILENCTNKHFYSSYEHLSSLLACTDADVVEACLQTLAAFLKKTVGKYSIRDAALNSKLFALAQGWGGKEEGLGLIACAIQNGCGHIAYELGCTLHFEFYASNDSTDDIPATQGLQIIHLPNINTHREADLELLSKLIAEYNVPSSLRFSLLTRLRFARAFGSLATRQQYACIRLYAFIVLVQANSDADDLVSFFNTEPEFVNELVSLLSFEDVVLEKIRILCLLSLVALCQDRSRQPTVLTAVTSGGQRGILSSLMQKAIDSVISDTSKWSVVFAEALLSLVTVLVSSSSGCSAMREAGFIPTLLPLLKDTNPQHLHLVSTSVHILEAFMDYSNPAAALFRDLGGLDDTISRLHVEVSHVENGSKQQDEDSEIIGRSAQVVAGTSTELDNMQPLYSEPLVSYHRRLLMKALLRAISLGTYAPGNTARVYGSEESLLPQCLCIIFKRAKDFGGGVFSLASTVMSDLIHKDPTCFPVLDAAGLPSAFLDAIMDGVLCSAEAITCIPQCLDALCINTNNGLEAVKERNAMRCFVKIFTSRTYLRALTSDTPGSLSSGLDELMRHASSLRGPGVDMLIEILNAISKIGHGVDASYMSTDPLCSSTPVPMETDGEERNLVLSDGGESSKMDSSEQTAEPSSDSLTGNVELFLPDCVSNAARLLETILQNGDTCRIFVEKKGVEAVLQLFTLPLMPLSVSVGQSISVAFKNFSPQHSASLARAVCSFLREHLKSTNELLVSVGGTQLAVVDSAKQTKVLKHLSSLEGILSLSNVLLKGTTTVVSELGAADADVLKDLGSTYREIIWQISLCNDVKSDEKISAEQEPESAEAAPSNASGRESDDDANIPMVRYMNPVSIRNQPLWAGEREFLSVVRSGEGLHRRSRHGFTRIRGGRTGRHLEALNVDSESSSTVSETSTSQDLKKKSPDVLVMEILNKLASTLRSFFTALVKGFTSPNRRRVDSGSLTLASKTLGTALAKVFLESLSFSGHSTSAGLDTSLSVKCRYLGKVVDDMVSLTFDSRRRTCYTTTVNNFYVHGTFKELLTTFEATSQLLWTLPYCVPTSGIDHEKTAEGSKLSHSPWLLDTLQSYCRVLEYFVNSSLLLSTTSASQAQLLVQPVAVGLSIGLFPVPRDPEVFVRMLQSQVLDVILPVWNHPMFPNCSPGFIASIVSLVMHVYSGVGDVKQNRSGISGSTNQRFMPPPLDESTITTIVEMGFSRARAEDALRRVETNSVEMAMEWLFSHPEDPVQEDDELARALALSLGNSSDASKADSVDKSVDVLAEEGCVKAPPVDDILAASVKLFQSSDTMAFPLTDLLVTLGNRNKGEDRPRVVSYLIQQLKNCPLDFSKDTSALSMVSHVIALLLSEDGSTRETAAQHGIVSAAIDILMNFKAKDESGNELIVPKCISALLLILDNMLQSRPKISENVEDTQTGSLPESGEHASLSIPASDTEKKQATDSHEKDSATAFEKILGKSTGYLTMEECHNVLAVACDLIKQHVPSMIMQAVLQLCARLTKTHSLALRFLENGGLAALFGLPRSCFFPGYDTVASAIVRHLLEDPQTLQTAMELEIRQALSGNRHGGRTSSRTFLTSMAPVISRDPLVFMKAAAAVCQLETSGGRTFVVLLKEKEKEKEKSKVSAVEAGLSSNECVRIPENKLHDGSGKCSKNHKKIPANLTQVIDQLLEIVLKYHFPKSQEDCVSNLSAMEVDEPAMKVKGKSKVDETRKLESDSERSAGLAKVTFVLKLLSDILLMYVHAVGVILKRDLEMTHLRGSNQLDGPGLGGILHHVIHWLLPLTIDKSAGPDEWRDKLSEKASWFLVVLCGRSSEGRRRVINELVKALSSFSNLDSSSTTSILLPDKRVYAFVDLVYSILSKNSSSSNLPGSGFSPDIAKSMIDGGMIQCLTGILHVIDLDHPDASKTVNLILKALESLTRAANASEQYFKSDETNKKKSTGLNGRSDDQVTAASGDNTVGHNQNISSEQDATDAVQTEQVGQGASQSEGNPDANPNQLVEQDMRIDVEGPLASNPPMELGMDFMREEMDGNVLHNTDQIDMTFRVENRADDDMGDEDDDMGDDGEDDEDDDEGEDEDEDIAEDGGGMMSLADTDVEDHDDTGLGDDYNDEMIDEDDDDFHENRVIEVRWREALDGLDHLQVLGQPGATSGLIDVAAEPFEGVNVDDLFGLRRPLGFDRRRQTSRSSFERTVTEANGFQHPLLLRPSQSGDLVSMWSAGGNSSRDLEALSSGSFDVAHFYMFDAPVLPYDHVPSNLFGDRLGGAAPPPLTDYSVGMDSLQLSGRRGPGDGRWTDDGQPQAGPQAAAIAQAVEEQFISELRSIAPADIPAERQSQNSRVQEKQPDHPPLNDSQVAAENDDSSHQRNEDQNQDRGGETIHQIISSSESVPCQEQVNPESVGSEVPEPMSIQPPSLNSTPNDSMDTGDGNGTAGEQLGSVPELDSADLQCEGGSEVPSNVHDVTVEAVGCDGSSRTEGQVGNVSASFGFEAPNPGDSHTSSVPTNVDVDMNCIDEVNQTGHPMPAFENGTDGPLSQNTLVAPEANQAEPVSLNNEAPGANAIDPTFLEALPEDLRAEVLASQQAQPVQPPSYAPPSVDDIDPEFLAALPPDIQAEVLAQQRAQRVAQQAEGQPVDMDNASIIATFPADLREEVLLTSSEAVLSALPSPLLAEAQMLRDRAMSHYQARSLFGSSHRLNNRRNGLGFDRQTVIDRGVGVTIGRRAVSALADSLKVKEIEGEPLLDANALKALIRLLRLAQPLGKGLLQRLLLNLCTHSVTRAILVRLLLDMIRPEAEGSVSGLATINSQRLYGCNSNVVYGRSQLLDGLPPLVLRRILEILTYLATNHSAVANMLFYFDFSGVPEPLSSIHMETKKDKGKEKMGEGGYSSKISGNTQDVNVPLILFLKLLNRPHFLHGTAHLEQVMGLLQVVVYTSASKLEGRSQSEGVDGNSQNLAINEASGDGQKGPALEQESDHGDKPISGESSTSDGKRNTDTYNIFLKLPESDLHNLCSLLGREGLSDKVYMLAGEVLKKLASVAAAHRIFFISELSELAHGLSASAVGELVTLRNTQMLGLSAGSMAGPAILRVLQALCSLTSPRASENSGLENDAEQEERATMSKLNVALEPLWQELSNCISATETHLGQSSFCPTMSTINIGDHVQGSSSSSPLPPGTQRLLPFMEAFFVLCEKLQANLSLTLQDNANVTAREVKESAGNSDPSTAKCHSCGDSQRKFDGAVTFTRFAEKHRRLLNAFIRQNPGLLEKSLTMMLEAPRLIDFDNKRAYFRSRIRQQHEQHLSGPLRISVRRAYVLEDSYNQLRMRPNQDMKGRLNVQFQGEEGIDAGGLTREWYQLLSRVIFDKGALLFTTVGNNATFQPNPNSVYQTEHLSYFKFVGRVVAKALFDGQLLDVYFTRSFYKHILGVKVTYHDIEAVDPDYYKNLKWMLENDVSDIPDLTFSMDADEEKHILYEKNQVTDYELKPGGRNIRVTEETKHEYVDLVAEHILTNAIRPQINSFLEGFTELVPRELISIFNDKELELLISGLPEIDLDDLKANTEYTGYTVASSVVEWFWEVVKGFNKEDMARLLQFVTGTSKVPLEGFRALQGISGAQRFQIHKAYGAPDRLPSAHTCFNQLDLPEYTSKEQLHERLMLAIHEASEGFGFG